A region of Dermochelys coriacea isolate rDerCor1 chromosome 1, rDerCor1.pri.v4, whole genome shotgun sequence DNA encodes the following proteins:
- the SMPD1 gene encoding sphingomyelin phosphodiesterase, which translates to MAGAARLLLALAWLGPLARLGSARPGAWGPAPLGEQLEAAGAQFGWGNLSCSACRVLFSAIDLGVQMQTSEARLGRLAVSVCTELRLARREVCQDAIRLFEKDVVSAWVRSVLRPAEICGLLVGSRCGHWDILSDWNVTLPGTPKPPVVPPVPPPPGAPTARLLFLTDLHWDRAYTPGSDPACKDPLCCRGGRVQGPPHAGAGYWGEYSKCDLPLHTIESLLQHLARGPPLQLAYWTGDLPAHNVWQQSRADQLLALRTLSALLRKYLAPLPVYPAVGNHEAAPVNGFPPPYVHGNQSSAWLYSAMAKAWEDWLPPEALETLRLGGFYTLRLRPGLRLVSLNMNFCSEANFWLLINATDPAGQLQWLVGVLQAAEGQQEKVHIIGHIPPAHCMRSWSWNYYRIINRFEGTITAQFFGHTHVDEFEMFYDEETLSRPVSVAFVAPSVTTYINLNPGYRVYQLDGDYPGSSHMVLDHETFILNLTEANAPGAEPRWQRLYRARQAYGLPSVFPADWDGLLRRFQADERLFQRFWFLFHKGHPPHEPCHEACKAALLCALRTGRSADPSLCHALSPRLPFHRVQALWRQRRLC; encoded by the exons ATGGCCGGGGCCGCCCGGCTGCTGCTGGcgctggcctggctggggccgctggcccggctcggctcggcccggcccggcgcgtGGGGCCCGGCCCCGctgggggagcagctggaggCCGCGGGGGCGCAGTTCGGCTGGGGGAACCTGAGCTGCTCGGCCTGCCGCGTCCTCTTCTCCGCCATCGACCTGGGCGTGCAG ATGCAGACGAGCGAGGCCCGCCTCGGGCGCCTGGCGGTGAGCGTGTGCACGGAGCTGCGGCTGGCACGGCGGGAGGTCTGCCAGGACGCCATCCGGCTCTTCGAGAAGGACGTGGTGTCGGCCTGGGTGCGCTCGGTGCTGCGGCCGGCCGAGATCTGCGGGCTGCTGGTGGGCTCCCGCTGCGGGCACTGGGACATCCTCTCCGACTGGAACGTGACGCTGCCCGGCACGCCCAAGCCGCCGGTGGTGCCGCCcgtgccccccccgcccggcgCCCCCACCGCCCGCCTGCTCTTTCTCACCGACCTGCACTGGGACCGGGCCTACACGCCGGGCAGCGACCCGGCCTGCAAGGACCCGCTGTGCTGCCGGGGGGGCCGGGTGCAGGGGCCCCCCCACGCGGGCGCCGGCTACTGGGGCGAGTACAGCAAGTGCGACCTGCCGCTGCACACCATCGAGAGCCTGCTGCAGCACCTGGCGCGCGGCCCCCCCCTGCAGCTGGCCTACTGGACAGGCGACCTGCCCGCCCACAACGTCTGGCAGCAGAGCCGCGCCGACCAGCTCCTGGCACTGCGCACCCTCAGCGCCCTGCTGCGCAAGTACCTGGCGCCCCTGCCCGTCTACCCCGCCGTGGGCAACCATGAGGCCGCGCCAGTCAACGGCTTCCCCCCGCCCTACGTCCACGGCAACCAGTCCTCTGCCTGGCTCTACAGCGCCATGGCCAAGGCCTGGGAGGACTGGCTGCCCCCCGAGGCGCTGGAGACTctcag acTCGGCGGCTTCTACACCCTGCGGCTCCGGCCCGGCCTGCGGCTCGTCTCCCTCAACATGAATTTCTGCTCCGAGGCCAATTTCTGGCTCCTGATCAACGCCACCGACCCGGCCGGgcagctgcagtggctggtgggcGTCCTGCAGGCGGCCGAGGGGCAGCAGGAGAAG GTGCACATCATCGGGCACATCCCCCCCGCCCACTGCatgaggagctggagctggaactATTACCGCATCATCAACAG GTTCGAGGGCACCATCACGGCTCAGTTCTTCGGGCACACGCACGTGGACGAGTTTGAGATGTTCTACGACGAGGAGACGCTCTCGCGCCCCGTCTCCGTGGCCTTCGTGGCCCCCAGCGTCACCACCTACATCAACCTCAACCCCG GCTACCGCGTCTACCAGCTGGACGGCGACTACCCCGGCAGCTCCCACATGGTCCTGGATCACGAGACCTTCATCCTGAACCTGACGGAGGCCAACGCGCCGGGGGCCGAGCCACGCTGGCAGCGGCTGTACCGGGCCCGCCAGGCCTACGGGCTGCCCAGCGTCTTCCCGGCCGACTGGGACGGGCTCCTGCGGCGCTTCCAGGCCGACGAGCGGCTCTTCCAGCGCTTCTGGTTCCTCTTCCACAAGGGCCACCCGCCCCACGAGCCCTGCCACGAGGCCTGCAAGGCAGCCCTGCTCTGCGCCCTGCGCACCGGCCGCTCCGCGGACCCCAGCCTCTGCCACGCCCTGAGCCCCCGCCTGCCCTTCCACCGCGTCCAGGCCCTGTGGCGGCAACGCCGGCTCTGCtga